A single window of Paenibacillus sp. SYP-B4298 DNA harbors:
- a CDS encoding DUF4317 domain-containing protein, giving the protein MIKKEVAHIRKQFKLDHEMLHLHDILNVYIMKGSEEIYHYECQPFALVDREKQELYMLNFKKLLTGELDQKLFELKFQEEAEDPTRVLLHQGMVTGDPEEWMNLMLHLVEKMLTDYTYERDTVVTFVRGHYYRPTKSRNDEAEASEKDEMFSHPFILCTVNSTEQQRKSLLFDYVEREFKYNVNVDPIIKLSTPEQGFLYPSVTDNVSDVNRVLYCAGKINEPDARFIAQVLNAERTVTALEEREIFEEIVREVAGEQLDAATLACVYEEIHQVIENHEEEEPPKLDYRDMEQLLTASGVENVTTEKVEEAFRAVADDKNYELKASSVIPKFNSKSIKIQTKVASIAVSPQDLKYVKQVNYRGKRCILIEVDEDVIIEGFTLNTETL; this is encoded by the coding sequence ATGATCAAAAAAGAAGTCGCCCATATTCGCAAGCAATTCAAGCTTGACCATGAGATGCTCCATCTTCACGATATTCTAAATGTCTATATCATGAAAGGAAGCGAAGAAATCTATCATTACGAGTGCCAGCCGTTCGCACTGGTCGACCGGGAGAAGCAGGAGCTGTATATGCTCAATTTCAAAAAACTGCTGACAGGCGAGCTTGATCAGAAGCTGTTCGAGCTGAAGTTCCAGGAGGAGGCGGAGGATCCGACCCGCGTGCTGCTCCACCAGGGTATGGTGACCGGCGACCCGGAAGAATGGATGAACCTGATGCTGCACCTGGTAGAGAAGATGCTGACTGACTACACGTATGAGCGCGATACGGTGGTCACATTTGTCCGCGGCCATTATTACCGTCCGACCAAAAGCCGCAACGACGAAGCCGAAGCGAGCGAGAAGGACGAGATGTTCTCGCATCCGTTCATCCTGTGCACTGTGAATTCGACAGAGCAGCAGCGCAAATCGCTCTTGTTTGATTATGTCGAGCGGGAGTTCAAATACAATGTGAACGTCGATCCGATCATCAAGCTGAGCACGCCGGAGCAAGGGTTCCTCTATCCGAGTGTGACGGATAACGTATCGGATGTGAACCGCGTGCTGTATTGCGCCGGCAAGATCAACGAACCGGACGCCCGATTTATCGCCCAGGTTCTGAATGCCGAGCGCACGGTGACGGCGCTGGAGGAGCGGGAAATTTTCGAGGAGATCGTAAGAGAGGTAGCGGGCGAGCAGCTCGATGCCGCCACGCTGGCTTGTGTCTATGAGGAAATCCACCAGGTCATCGAGAATCATGAGGAGGAGGAGCCGCCCAAGCTGGATTATCGGGATATGGAGCAGTTGTTGACCGCCAGCGGCGTGGAGAATGTGACGACAGAGAAAGTGGAGGAAGCGTTCCGCGCCGTCGCGGATGACAAAAACTACGAGCTGAAAGCGAGCAGCGTCATCCCCAAGTTCAACTCGAAATCGATCAAAATCCAGACGAAGGTCGCCTCGATCGCTGTCAGCCCGCAGGATCTGAAGTATGTGAAGCAGGTCAACTATCGAGGCAAACGCTGCATCCTCATCGAGGTGGATGAGGATGTGATCATCGAAGGATTTACGTTGAATACCGAGACGCTGTAG
- a CDS encoding family 43 glycosylhydrolase, which yields MSKKQAVNPYMPSWEYVPDGEPHVFGDRVYVYGSHDRFNGHVFCLNDYVCYSAPVDDLSDWRYEGVIYEKTDDPLNPDAHMCLYAPDVTVGPDGRYYLYYVLDKVSVVSVAVCDTPAGKYTFYGYVHDTDGRRLGEREGDQPQFDPAVLTEGDRTYLYTGFCAIGDRSRKGAMATVLGADMLTIVEEPVFIMPSQPYSAGSGYEGFEFFEAPSIRKVGDTYYFVYSSVAMHELCYATSKHPTKGFTYRGVIVSNNDTHIDTYKPADKPAYYGGNNHGGMVELRGQWYIFYHRHTNGTSFCRQGCIEPIVILEDGRIPQVEITTSGPNGAPLIGEGEYPAHLACHLFTDHDEPYSGTHGAWMDGRFPKITQDGRDGDEEPGYIANLQNNAQAGFKYFQCSGVRRVKIKARGYARGAFEVKTAWDGPSLGSIPVEFTNVWTTYAADIAIPDGVHSLYFQYKGIGNASLASFTLET from the coding sequence ATGAGCAAGAAACAAGCAGTCAATCCGTACATGCCCTCCTGGGAATATGTCCCGGACGGCGAGCCGCATGTGTTCGGAGACCGAGTCTATGTGTATGGCTCCCATGATCGTTTCAATGGGCATGTCTTTTGTCTGAACGACTACGTGTGCTACTCGGCTCCAGTGGACGATCTGAGCGACTGGCGCTACGAGGGCGTCATCTATGAGAAGACCGATGATCCGCTCAATCCCGATGCTCACATGTGCCTCTATGCGCCTGATGTTACCGTTGGCCCCGACGGGCGGTATTATCTATACTATGTTCTCGACAAGGTGTCTGTCGTCTCGGTCGCGGTCTGCGATACGCCGGCTGGCAAATATACCTTCTACGGCTACGTGCATGATACGGACGGACGGCGCCTGGGCGAACGTGAGGGCGATCAGCCGCAGTTCGACCCTGCCGTCTTGACAGAGGGCGACCGCACCTACCTGTATACCGGCTTCTGCGCCATCGGCGATCGCTCGCGCAAGGGTGCTATGGCTACGGTGCTTGGGGCGGATATGCTGACGATTGTCGAAGAGCCGGTCTTTATTATGCCGAGCCAGCCCTATAGCGCAGGGAGCGGCTACGAGGGCTTCGAGTTTTTTGAAGCGCCTTCGATCCGCAAGGTTGGCGATACGTACTATTTCGTCTACTCCTCGGTAGCGATGCATGAGCTATGCTATGCGACCAGCAAGCATCCGACGAAGGGCTTCACCTATCGGGGCGTCATCGTCAGCAACAACGATACCCATATCGACACCTACAAGCCAGCGGACAAGCCTGCCTACTACGGCGGCAACAACCATGGCGGCATGGTCGAGCTCCGTGGCCAATGGTACATCTTCTATCATCGTCATACGAACGGTACGAGCTTCTGCCGACAGGGCTGCATCGAGCCGATCGTCATCCTGGAGGATGGGCGCATCCCTCAGGTAGAGATTACCACCAGCGGCCCCAACGGCGCGCCGCTCATCGGAGAAGGCGAGTACCCTGCACATCTCGCCTGCCACCTGTTCACCGACCACGATGAGCCCTATTCAGGCACGCACGGCGCCTGGATGGATGGTCGTTTCCCCAAGATTACGCAGGATGGCCGGGACGGCGACGAGGAGCCGGGCTACATCGCGAACCTGCAGAATAACGCTCAGGCCGGGTTCAAATATTTTCAGTGCAGCGGCGTGCGGCGTGTCAAGATCAAGGCCAGAGGCTACGCCCGCGGCGCCTTCGAGGTGAAGACTGCATGGGACGGCCCTTCGCTCGGCTCGATCCCTGTCGAGTTCACCAACGTCTGGACGACCTACGCCGCCGACATCGCCATCCCGGACGGGGTTCATTCCTTATACTTCCAGTATAAGGGGATTGGCAACGCCAGCCTGGCTTCATTTACACTGGAGACGTAG
- a CDS encoding ABC transporter ATP-binding protein: protein MELTVNDLSVSIGNHAIVQDVALKVASKQFVGLIGPNGCGKSTLLKSIYKIIKPTQGEVLLSELDVLRSPPKVVSKQLGVVGQFNELSFDFTAAEMVMMGRTPHKGLLEADHSRDHEIVREALRKVNLESYAERSYNSLSGGEKQRVILARALAQQPQFMVLDEPTNHLDIKYQLQILQIVKQLNIGLLSALHDLTLAAKYCDYLYVMKKGQVFASGKPEEVLNKELIREVFEVECEIYRNPVTHDLGIAYYHN from the coding sequence ATGGAGCTTACGGTAAACGACTTATCCGTCTCAATCGGCAATCACGCTATCGTGCAAGATGTTGCTTTGAAGGTCGCGAGCAAGCAATTTGTCGGCTTGATCGGGCCGAACGGCTGCGGCAAATCCACATTGCTTAAGAGCATCTACAAAATCATTAAACCTACACAAGGAGAAGTATTGCTCTCCGAGCTGGACGTACTGCGCTCCCCTCCAAAGGTCGTCTCGAAGCAGCTCGGCGTTGTTGGCCAATTCAATGAGCTGAGCTTTGACTTCACCGCTGCCGAGATGGTCATGATGGGGAGAACCCCGCATAAAGGCCTGCTTGAAGCCGACCATTCCAGGGATCATGAAATTGTGCGGGAGGCGCTGCGCAAGGTTAATCTGGAGAGCTACGCCGAGCGCAGCTACAATTCCTTATCCGGCGGCGAGAAGCAACGCGTGATCCTGGCGCGCGCCCTGGCGCAGCAGCCGCAATTTATGGTCTTGGACGAGCCCACCAATCACCTTGACATCAAATATCAACTGCAAATTTTGCAGATTGTGAAGCAGCTAAATATTGGGTTATTGTCGGCATTGCACGATTTAACGCTCGCGGCCAAATATTGCGATTATTTGTATGTGATGAAGAAGGGACAGGTATTCGCCAGCGGCAAGCCTGAAGAGGTATTAAACAAGGAGCTGATTCGCGAGGTGTTCGAGGTGGAATGCGAAATTTACCGCAATCCGGTTACGCATGATTTGGGCATTGCCTATTATCACAATTAG
- a CDS encoding helix-turn-helix domain-containing protein: MNEPVRCDNDIFELMRSKRYFYRMESLTGGQLYRLSDHYGEGSILRKHVGEGIVYYATTYERASYKMSDKLLLSRSTFELILVMEGTCHMRVLPSEEWHEFARGDLILYQSTPEISIIEARATRFSSISLELDLTIPDLHDEWKEPLQRHLSSCLNGGYMTVLKAPERVISMFRQIATMTGLEKADRYFQWKGLSYLIFSECLEWAARSGGQAKSRIVLTEADQLALLHIRDQLASEPDQVPTLAELSRQCCMNTTKLKQGFKQLFQTSISSYMLELKVAEGKRQLQETSKSITHIALELGYSNPSKFSALFKKMEGMTPREWRRRYDRN; the protein is encoded by the coding sequence GTGAATGAACCTGTGCGCTGCGACAATGATATTTTCGAGCTGATGCGCAGCAAGCGGTATTTCTACAGGATGGAGAGCCTCACAGGGGGGCAACTCTATCGTCTGTCTGATCATTATGGGGAGGGCAGCATTCTGAGAAAACACGTTGGAGAGGGGATCGTATATTACGCGACGACTTACGAGCGGGCGAGCTACAAAATGTCTGATAAGCTGCTTCTCTCCAGGTCTACGTTCGAGCTGATCCTGGTTATGGAGGGCACGTGCCATATGCGGGTTTTACCCTCTGAGGAATGGCACGAGTTCGCCAGAGGCGATCTTATCTTGTACCAGAGCACGCCGGAGATATCCATCATCGAAGCTCGCGCCACTCGTTTCTCCTCCATTAGTCTGGAGCTGGATCTCACGATTCCTGATCTGCATGATGAATGGAAGGAGCCGCTCCAGCGTCATCTGTCTTCCTGCCTGAATGGCGGCTATATGACGGTGCTGAAAGCGCCCGAGCGGGTCATCTCTATGTTCCGTCAGATTGCGACGATGACGGGTCTGGAGAAGGCTGACCGTTATTTTCAGTGGAAGGGACTGTCTTATCTCATCTTCTCCGAATGTCTGGAATGGGCGGCGCGGTCAGGGGGGCAAGCCAAGTCGCGTATTGTGTTGACGGAGGCGGATCAGTTGGCGCTTCTGCATATTCGGGATCAGCTTGCGAGCGAGCCGGATCAGGTTCCTACGCTGGCTGAGCTGTCCAGGCAGTGCTGCATGAATACAACCAAGCTGAAGCAAGGATTCAAGCAGCTTTTCCAGACGAGCATCTCATCCTATATGCTGGAGCTTAAAGTGGCCGAGGGCAAGCGGCAATTGCAGGAGACGAGCAAGAGCATCACCCATATCGCGCTTGAGCTGGGTTATAGCAATCCGAGCAAGTTCTCAGCGTTGTTCAAAAAAATGGAGGGGATGACTCCACGGGAGTGGAGGCGTCGTTATGATCGTAATTGA
- a CDS encoding ABC transporter ATP-binding protein — protein MNGQSDLSKLLRLAGEKKALLVAASILSALSSLLQLVPFVSVYRIVEELMLHARTPAAIDGGLIVRWGWIALGGLGVSLITLYISGMCSHIAAFHILYQLRIRLADHISKVPMGYHTKTATGELKKIIEISVEKIESFIAHQLPDMVSAIVMPLVLLGYLFWVDWPMSLILLLPIVIGLWLQARVFSGERGKQAYREYQYAMEEMNATGVEYIRGIQAVKLFGIKADSFLTFRQAVTRYKDIALGITMMCKTPYSLFFVLVSSLVTFVVPVGLLLMGGDTGNQAFAITFAIFLIIAPSLSAPLMKLMYLGGGLREIVEGNRRIDAVLSEKVTTEPDAPQMPASFDIAFERVSFAYEQDSSKDYKPVLTEIDLVAKAGEMTALVGPSGGGKSTIASLLLRFWDVQEGRITIGDVPIREMGTENLMRVISFVFQDVHLFYDTIEANIRMGNTTAAREEVIAAAEAACCHEFIEKLPQGYSTKIGEGGTNLSGGEAQRIAIARALLKNAPILVLDEATAYADAANEYQIQQAISKLVKGKTVLIIAHRLSTIQAANQILVIEQGRIAERGTHEELRARDGLYERMWQAHSRAHGWRLGRVHNKRAEDDYARRKEGFHA, from the coding sequence ATGAACGGTCAATCAGATTTGTCCAAGCTATTGCGTCTTGCCGGCGAGAAGAAGGCGTTGCTGGTGGCGGCTTCGATTCTCTCGGCGCTCTCCAGCCTGTTGCAGCTCGTGCCTTTCGTGTCCGTGTATCGAATTGTGGAGGAGCTGATGCTGCATGCGCGAACGCCAGCGGCAATCGACGGCGGTCTGATCGTGAGGTGGGGGTGGATCGCGCTGGGCGGACTGGGTGTCAGCCTGATCACCCTATATATCAGCGGTATGTGCTCACATATCGCTGCCTTCCATATTCTCTATCAGCTCAGAATACGGCTCGCCGATCATATCAGCAAGGTGCCGATGGGCTATCACACGAAGACGGCAACCGGCGAGCTCAAGAAGATCATCGAGATTAGTGTAGAAAAGATCGAGTCCTTCATTGCCCACCAACTGCCGGATATGGTTAGCGCGATCGTAATGCCGCTAGTGCTGCTTGGCTACTTGTTCTGGGTCGACTGGCCAATGTCGCTGATTTTGCTGCTGCCTATCGTCATCGGGCTGTGGCTGCAGGCGCGGGTGTTCTCAGGAGAACGCGGCAAGCAAGCCTATCGGGAGTATCAGTACGCGATGGAAGAGATGAATGCGACCGGCGTCGAGTATATCCGGGGGATACAGGCGGTGAAGCTGTTTGGCATCAAGGCGGACTCATTTCTGACCTTCAGGCAAGCGGTGACTCGATATAAGGATATTGCTCTGGGGATCACGATGATGTGCAAAACCCCCTACAGTTTGTTTTTTGTGCTGGTCTCTTCGCTCGTAACGTTCGTCGTGCCGGTAGGTCTGCTGCTCATGGGCGGCGATACGGGCAATCAGGCGTTTGCAATTACCTTTGCGATCTTCCTCATCATCGCCCCGAGTCTGTCCGCTCCGTTGATGAAGCTGATGTATCTGGGAGGAGGGCTGCGAGAGATTGTGGAGGGGAATCGTCGCATCGATGCCGTGCTCTCGGAGAAGGTGACGACTGAGCCGGATGCGCCGCAGATGCCCGCTAGCTTCGATATCGCCTTCGAGCGGGTATCATTTGCCTATGAACAGGACAGCAGCAAGGATTATAAGCCTGTGCTGACAGAGATTGATCTGGTGGCAAAGGCAGGCGAGATGACAGCACTGGTCGGCCCGTCAGGCGGCGGCAAATCAACGATAGCCAGTCTGCTGCTTCGCTTCTGGGATGTTCAGGAGGGACGGATTACAATCGGTGACGTGCCGATCCGTGAGATGGGCACCGAGAATCTGATGCGCGTCATTTCTTTTGTGTTCCAGGACGTCCATCTGTTCTATGATACAATCGAAGCCAATATCCGTATGGGCAATACGACTGCTGCGAGGGAGGAGGTCATTGCGGCAGCGGAGGCAGCCTGCTGTCATGAGTTCATCGAGAAGCTGCCGCAGGGATATAGTACGAAGATTGGCGAGGGCGGTACGAATCTGTCCGGCGGCGAAGCCCAGCGCATCGCGATCGCCCGGGCCTTGCTCAAGAATGCGCCGATCCTTGTGCTCGATGAAGCGACGGCCTATGCAGATGCAGCTAATGAGTACCAGATTCAGCAGGCGATCAGCAAGCTCGTCAAGGGCAAGACGGTGCTGATCATCGCGCATCGCTTGTCAACGATCCAGGCGGCGAACCAGATTCTGGTTATCGAGCAGGGACGAATCGCAGAGCGCGGCACTCATGAGGAGCTGCGGGCAAGGGATGGGCTATATGAGCGCATGTGGCAAGCGCATAGCCGGGCACATGGGTGGAGACTCGGTCGCGTGCACAATAAGCGAGCTGAGGACGACTATGCAAGGAGGAAGGAGGGGTTCCATGCTTAA
- a CDS encoding ABC transporter ATP-binding protein: MLNFIYNITGGKPRSLLPAASAALLDGIAKILPAALMIELIHILYRAFADPSIGLNTGRMWLVAGSLFVCLALQYVTYSLLYDKTYRAAYELSATGRLRLADHVRQLSLGVIGGRDPGDLTNLLLSDYGRVENTISHSVPQLISAILMPVLASIGLFWLDWRMALAMLIAVPVGALLLRLTDSLQQRLSEEHINAKNDAASRLQEYLAGMREIKAHHMGGTRFERLRQSYEQLRRASIRLEGIIGPIIMGALLLTRSGMALMIGLGSYLLVGGSLSFSIFLLFLMVGTKLYEPLTVVMTNYGELRYSAYSAQRIMDVERELPLPGTEAVPIDKTIEFDGVGFGYDPAKPVLRELSFTIRPRTINALVGPSGSGKSTVMQLIARFREIQEGSIRIGGRSIRQLDPERLLEEISMVFQDVYLFQDTIGNNIRIGKLDATQEEIELAAKRACCHDFIMRLPQGYDTLVGEGGSTLSGGEKQRISIARALLKDASIVLLDEATAALDPENEAAVQQAINALVADKTVILIAHRLKTIQDADQILVFNQGRLVEQGTHEQLLKENKLYAELWNIQQQVQGWSLQI; this comes from the coding sequence ATGCTTAATTTCATCTATAATATCACTGGAGGCAAGCCACGGAGCCTGCTGCCGGCAGCGTCAGCAGCATTGTTGGACGGGATCGCCAAGATTCTCCCCGCAGCCCTGATGATCGAGCTGATTCATATCCTCTACCGTGCCTTTGCCGACCCGAGTATCGGCTTGAATACCGGACGGATGTGGCTGGTAGCCGGCTCGCTGTTTGTGTGCCTTGCTCTGCAGTATGTGACCTATTCGTTGCTATACGACAAAACGTACCGCGCAGCTTATGAGTTATCGGCAACGGGACGACTGCGATTGGCGGATCATGTGAGACAGCTATCGCTCGGCGTGATCGGAGGTCGCGACCCTGGAGACTTGACCAATCTGCTGTTGTCTGACTATGGACGGGTAGAGAATACGATCTCCCACAGTGTGCCGCAGCTTATCAGTGCTATTCTGATGCCTGTGCTTGCCAGTATCGGTTTGTTCTGGCTCGACTGGCGGATGGCGCTTGCGATGCTCATCGCTGTTCCTGTGGGCGCGCTGTTGCTCCGGTTGACGGATAGCTTGCAGCAACGTCTGAGTGAGGAGCATATCAATGCCAAAAACGATGCCGCAAGCCGCTTGCAGGAGTACTTGGCCGGCATGCGCGAAATCAAGGCGCATCATATGGGCGGTACCCGATTCGAGCGACTGCGACAGTCCTATGAGCAACTGAGGCGGGCCTCCATCCGACTGGAGGGAATTATCGGGCCGATCATCATGGGCGCGCTGCTGCTGACCCGCTCCGGGATGGCGCTGATGATCGGACTAGGCAGCTATCTGCTTGTCGGCGGCTCGCTTTCCTTTTCTATCTTTCTGCTATTTCTTATGGTAGGCACCAAGCTGTACGAGCCGTTAACTGTCGTTATGACTAACTATGGCGAGCTTCGCTACTCAGCCTACAGCGCGCAGCGCATCATGGATGTTGAGCGGGAGCTGCCACTGCCTGGGACGGAGGCGGTGCCCATCGATAAGACGATCGAGTTCGACGGGGTGGGGTTCGGCTACGATCCGGCCAAGCCGGTGCTGCGCGAGCTGTCCTTCACGATTCGTCCCCGCACGATCAATGCGCTGGTCGGTCCGTCGGGCAGCGGCAAGAGCACAGTGATGCAATTGATTGCACGCTTTCGGGAAATTCAGGAGGGCAGCATACGCATCGGCGGCCGATCCATCAGACAACTCGATCCGGAACGGCTGCTTGAGGAGATATCGATGGTGTTTCAGGATGTGTATCTGTTCCAGGATACGATCGGCAACAACATCCGCATTGGCAAGCTGGATGCGACACAGGAGGAGATCGAGCTGGCGGCGAAGCGGGCCTGCTGTCACGACTTCATCATGCGCCTCCCGCAAGGCTATGATACCTTGGTGGGAGAAGGGGGCTCTACCTTGTCCGGTGGGGAGAAGCAGCGCATCTCGATTGCCCGGGCTCTGCTCAAGGACGCTTCAATCGTATTGCTTGACGAAGCGACCGCAGCGCTCGATCCAGAGAATGAGGCCGCGGTGCAGCAGGCGATCAACGCGCTGGTTGCTGACAAGACGGTCATTCTCATCGCTCATCGTCTCAAGACGATCCAGGATGCCGATCAGATTCTGGTGTTCAACCAGGGCAGGCTGGTCGAGCAAGGAACGCATGAGCAGTTGCTGAAAGAGAATAAGCTATATGCGGAGCTGTGGAACATCCAGCAGCAGGTGCAGGGCTGGTCGCTTCAGATATAG
- a CDS encoding FecCD family ABC transporter permease: MQASSSPQGSRPAALIYSKAGFYVFVFLLLILALFSIGVSVSLGQVDIPLGQTYRILLYKLTGFMIGDPSGVVSGSYTDIIWSIRFPRVLLALLVGAGLSLCGMVMQATVQNPLADPYILGISSGASLGATFAILVGFGAVGMLAQYSLAFGAFVGAFGASLLVLTLAGLGGKMTSVKLVLSGMVINALCMAFSNFIVYFANNAEGIRTVTFWTMGSLATATWNKLPLISIVVALAILFFLIQTRILNTMLVGDEAAVTLGINLSSFRKLYLLATALITGVIVASCGMIGFVGLIIPHIVRGMVGSDHRRLLPITVLVGAIFLVWADVLARTIVPSVELPIGIITAMIGAPMFMYMLIKKGYSFGGK, from the coding sequence ATGCAAGCTTCATCCTCGCCGCAAGGCTCCAGGCCTGCCGCGCTCATCTACTCGAAAGCGGGCTTCTACGTCTTCGTTTTCCTTTTGTTGATTCTCGCTCTATTTTCTATAGGGGTATCCGTCTCTCTCGGGCAAGTCGATATTCCGCTTGGGCAGACCTATCGTATTTTGCTCTACAAATTAACGGGGTTCATGATCGGTGATCCCAGCGGGGTTGTATCGGGCTCTTATACGGATATTATTTGGAGTATTCGCTTTCCGCGCGTGCTGCTTGCACTATTAGTTGGAGCAGGACTATCTCTATGCGGCATGGTTATGCAGGCCACGGTTCAGAATCCATTGGCTGACCCCTATATTCTGGGCATTTCCTCCGGCGCGTCGCTCGGCGCAACCTTCGCGATTTTAGTCGGGTTTGGCGCAGTCGGCATGCTGGCGCAATACAGCTTGGCATTTGGCGCCTTCGTCGGCGCGTTTGGAGCATCGTTGCTCGTCTTGACATTGGCAGGACTAGGGGGGAAAATGACCTCCGTCAAGCTTGTATTGTCAGGCATGGTCATCAATGCGTTATGCATGGCGTTTTCCAACTTTATCGTCTATTTCGCCAATAATGCCGAGGGGATTCGAACGGTTACCTTCTGGACGATGGGCAGCCTGGCTACCGCAACCTGGAACAAGCTGCCGCTCATTTCCATTGTCGTTGCGCTTGCTATCCTGTTTTTCCTTATCCAGACCCGTATCTTGAATACGATGCTTGTAGGTGATGAGGCGGCTGTAACACTGGGAATAAATTTAAGCTCCTTCCGAAAATTATACTTGCTTGCCACTGCGCTTATTACGGGCGTCATTGTCGCAAGCTGCGGGATGATCGGCTTTGTCGGCTTGATTATTCCACATATCGTGCGGGGCATGGTCGGCTCCGACCACCGCAGGTTATTGCCGATCACGGTATTGGTCGGCGCTATTTTCCTTGTATGGGCAGATGTTCTGGCTCGTACAATCGTTCCATCGGTGGAACTGCCTATTGGCATCATTACAGCTATGATCGGCGCGCCGATGTTTATGTACATGCTTATTAAAAAAGGGTATTCATTCGGAGGTAAATAG
- a CDS encoding ABC transporter substrate-binding protein: protein MLYVSQWGKKGRFLCVIAAVVVMLAACSSTNGSGATNNNAQQPAKNSAANATADEKNTDRDAQGATQTTYPVTVTNYTMENGAWTAKEQTFSQAPDRVVANTQGAAELLIRLGLTDKIAGVAAVYGHVPEDIADEFSKIPVLTEGYVGKELTIGASPELVVGRGDLFQDADWGVGTVDSLNELGVKTYVQGTSVTGASLNNLYQDITELGKIFNVQANAAAYIERLKTREAALAARASSEAINYASIFDNGDGTVGIYNGNTDTFIESAVSLINMHNMLIHETGTISLEQLVEMNPDALVISKYTGGIDPEQTIAMLLANEQVQSMNAIKNKKIFVIDFNNFWGYGDSIFTGVEALADDLGL from the coding sequence ATGTTATACGTGTCACAATGGGGTAAAAAGGGAAGGTTTCTATGTGTAATCGCTGCGGTCGTGGTTATGCTCGCAGCCTGCTCCAGTACGAATGGCAGCGGGGCAACCAACAATAACGCTCAGCAGCCAGCGAAGAACAGCGCCGCGAATGCGACGGCGGATGAGAAAAATACGGATCGGGATGCTCAAGGCGCGACCCAAACCACATACCCAGTGACCGTTACAAACTATACAATGGAGAACGGAGCCTGGACTGCCAAGGAGCAAACCTTCAGTCAGGCGCCTGACAGAGTGGTTGCGAACACACAGGGCGCAGCCGAGCTATTAATCCGGCTTGGCCTGACTGACAAAATCGCTGGCGTTGCTGCGGTGTACGGACATGTGCCCGAAGATATTGCCGACGAATTCAGCAAAATTCCCGTGCTGACCGAAGGCTATGTGGGCAAAGAATTAACGATAGGCGCTTCGCCAGAGCTTGTTGTGGGGCGCGGCGATCTGTTCCAGGATGCCGACTGGGGTGTGGGCACAGTAGACAGCTTGAATGAGCTGGGGGTTAAAACGTATGTTCAGGGGACGAGTGTGACAGGCGCTTCGTTGAACAATCTATACCAGGATATTACGGAGCTTGGGAAAATCTTCAACGTGCAAGCCAATGCCGCAGCTTATATCGAGCGGCTCAAAACACGTGAAGCTGCGTTGGCGGCTCGGGCAAGCTCTGAAGCCATCAACTACGCTTCCATATTTGACAATGGCGACGGCACCGTCGGTATTTATAACGGGAATACAGATACTTTTATTGAAAGCGCCGTGTCATTGATCAATATGCACAATATGCTTATTCATGAAACAGGCACGATCAGTCTGGAGCAGCTAGTCGAGATGAATCCGGATGCGCTGGTCATCTCCAAATATACCGGCGGCATCGATCCGGAGCAAACGATTGCCATGCTGCTGGCCAATGAGCAGGTGCAGAGCATGAACGCCATTAAAAACAAAAAAATCTTTGTCATCGACTTCAACAACTTCTGGGGCTACGGTGATTCCATCTTCACAGGCGTGGAGGCGCTGGCGGACGACTTAGGCTTGTAA